In Geobacillus kaustophilus, a genomic segment contains:
- a CDS encoding PBP1A family penicillin-binding protein — MSGEYRSRVERKQAAKQTKQKKAKTKKGTAWLKTVAIAILFIIVIAAVGGVAAFAYFVKDAPPLDEAKIKDPLSSIVYDMNGKKVAELGGYKRTYISYKDVPKMLEDAVLATEDARFYEHHGIDVVRLAGAVLANIKEGFGAEGGSTITQQVVKMTFLSSEKTLKRKAQEAWLALQLEQKYSKHEILEMYLNKIYYSDGIYGVARAAEYYFGKTDLKKLTLPEAALLAGMPQSPNRYNPYDHPEAAKKRRDTVLSLMAKHGFISQEEAEKAKQVPIQSMLAERKKPQSSVPYDAFIDEVIKEVTDKANVNVFEDGLKIYTTLDQNAQEYVEKLLDSDKYFTNKKDLQSGIAVLDTKTGAIRALGGGRHRDHVEFGFNYAIQPVGQPGSTIKPILDYGPAIEYLKWSTAHILVDEPYTYSDGTPIRNAGGGYAGPVTLRYALTWSRNIPALKTFQAVGKERAMEFANRLGMGFDKVEEAYAIGGVARYVSPLQMAGAYTAFGNNGIYTKPYAVTKIVFPDGTEMDLKSKPKRAMHDYTAYMITDVLKSVIRSGTGQLAYVPGLELAGKTGTTNYGEDGAKFGLQRDDVPDSWIVGYTPNYTAAIWVGFSKRSSTAKLDKYEQKIPKYLLKDLMSHIDDGRGEFQQPDSVVKLPIKKGTNPPKLAGKYTPESEITYELFVRGTEPTETANDEPEELPAVKGLTAMYDQAANAISVSWSYDEQTDETIFEVRVKDGQGQTNTITTKDRSITISNPTPGWTYTIAVYAKDGERMSKPAIASVHVPGGEDQTPTPQQPGDDNQGNGGQNGGTDQGNSGNNGNENGQGNNNEQNGGSSGGQNNGNSDGADTNNGQTDGTNNQETNNQGSNNSGQTNRVNGGTGASGGTSPVSPPLKNGSGVGLGTRP; from the coding sequence ATGTCTGGTGAATATCGTTCTCGCGTAGAACGAAAGCAGGCAGCGAAACAAACGAAACAGAAGAAAGCGAAAACGAAAAAAGGGACCGCGTGGCTGAAAACTGTCGCCATTGCGATATTGTTCATCATCGTGATCGCCGCTGTCGGCGGCGTGGCGGCGTTCGCCTACTTCGTCAAGGACGCTCCCCCGCTTGATGAGGCGAAAATTAAAGACCCGCTCTCTTCCATCGTGTACGATATGAATGGGAAGAAAGTCGCCGAACTTGGCGGCTACAAGCGGACGTACATTTCGTATAAAGACGTGCCCAAAATGCTTGAAGATGCCGTGCTGGCAACGGAAGACGCTCGCTTTTATGAACATCACGGCATCGATGTCGTCCGCTTGGCTGGCGCTGTCCTCGCCAACATCAAAGAAGGATTTGGTGCAGAAGGCGGCAGCACGATCACCCAGCAAGTCGTCAAAATGACGTTTTTGTCGTCAGAAAAAACGTTGAAGCGAAAAGCGCAAGAGGCATGGCTCGCGCTGCAGCTTGAACAAAAATATTCGAAGCATGAAATTTTGGAAATGTATTTGAACAAAATTTATTATTCAGACGGCATTTATGGCGTCGCTCGCGCCGCCGAATATTATTTTGGCAAGACAGACTTGAAAAAGCTCACTCTTCCGGAAGCGGCCTTGCTCGCCGGCATGCCGCAAAGCCCAAACCGGTATAATCCGTATGACCATCCAGAGGCGGCGAAAAAACGGCGCGATACCGTATTGTCTCTCATGGCGAAACATGGCTTTATTAGCCAGGAAGAAGCGGAAAAAGCGAAACAAGTGCCGATCCAGTCGATGCTCGCTGAGCGGAAAAAACCGCAAAGCTCCGTGCCGTATGACGCCTTCATTGACGAAGTGATCAAAGAAGTGACCGACAAAGCGAACGTCAACGTCTTTGAAGACGGATTGAAAATTTACACGACGCTTGATCAAAATGCTCAAGAGTATGTAGAAAAGCTATTAGACTCTGATAAATATTTCACTAATAAGAAGGATTTGCAATCTGGCATCGCTGTTTTGGATACGAAGACGGGCGCCATTCGCGCGTTAGGCGGCGGGCGCCACCGCGACCACGTCGAATTCGGCTTCAACTACGCCATCCAGCCGGTCGGCCAGCCCGGTTCCACCATCAAGCCGATTTTGGACTATGGACCGGCGATTGAATATTTAAAATGGTCAACAGCACACATTCTTGTTGATGAGCCGTATACGTATTCGGACGGCACACCGATCCGCAACGCCGGCGGGGGATACGCCGGACCGGTTACGCTGCGCTATGCGCTCACTTGGTCGCGCAACATCCCGGCGTTAAAAACGTTCCAAGCCGTCGGCAAAGAACGGGCGATGGAGTTTGCCAACCGCCTTGGCATGGGGTTTGATAAAGTGGAAGAAGCATACGCCATCGGGGGCGTCGCCCGCTACGTATCGCCGCTGCAAATGGCCGGCGCCTACACAGCCTTTGGCAACAACGGGATTTACACAAAGCCGTATGCCGTGACGAAAATCGTCTTCCCAGACGGTACGGAAATGGATTTGAAGTCAAAGCCGAAACGGGCGATGCATGACTACACAGCCTATATGATCACCGATGTGCTCAAATCGGTCATCCGTTCCGGCACCGGCCAGCTTGCCTACGTTCCAGGGCTAGAGCTCGCCGGCAAAACAGGAACGACGAACTACGGCGAAGACGGCGCCAAATTTGGCCTCCAAAGAGACGATGTGCCGGACAGCTGGATTGTCGGCTATACGCCCAATTATACAGCAGCCATCTGGGTTGGCTTCAGCAAGCGGAGCAGCACAGCGAAGCTCGATAAGTACGAACAAAAAATTCCGAAATACTTGCTAAAAGATTTGATGTCCCACATCGACGACGGACGCGGGGAATTCCAACAGCCGGACAGCGTCGTCAAGCTGCCGATCAAAAAAGGCACAAACCCACCGAAACTTGCCGGCAAATACACGCCGGAAAGCGAAATTACGTATGAATTGTTCGTGCGCGGCACTGAACCGACGGAGACGGCGAACGATGAGCCCGAGGAACTGCCCGCAGTGAAAGGGTTGACCGCTATGTACGACCAAGCGGCGAACGCCATCTCTGTTTCGTGGTCATACGATGAGCAAACCGATGAGACGATCTTTGAGGTGCGCGTCAAAGATGGCCAAGGTCAAACGAATACGATCACCACAAAAGACCGTTCGATCACGATTTCCAATCCGACGCCAGGATGGACGTACACGATCGCAGTGTACGCAAAAGACGGCGAACGAATGAGCAAACCGGCCATAGCCAGCGTTCATGTCCCCGGTGGCGAAGATCAAACTCCTACACCACAACAACCGGGCGATGATAACCAAGGCAACGGCGGGCAAAACGGCGGCACCGATCAAGGCAACAGTGGGAATAACGGAAACGAAAACGGTCAGGGGAACAACAATGAACAAAACGGCGGCTCGAGCGGCGGACAAAACAATGGCAACAGCGATGGAGCCGACACGAACAATGGCCAAACGGATGGAACAAACAATCAAGAAACAAACAATCAAGGATCGAACAACAGCGGCCAAACGAACCGAGTGAACGGCGGCACCGGCGCAAGCGGCGGAACGTCGCCTGTCTCCCCGCCGTTAAAAAACGGATCCGGAGTGGGTCTTGGCACCCGTCCATAA
- the recU gene encoding Holliday junction resolvase RecU, giving the protein MGLKYPSGKEYRGNKPNAALRPAADYANRGMTLEDDLNATNEYYRERGIAVIHKKPTPVQIVRVDYPKRSAAVITEAYFRQASTTDYNGVYRGKYIDFEAKETKNKTAFPLKNFHAHQIRHMEQVVAHGGICFAILRFSLFNETYLLDASHLIAWWNKQEAGGRKSIPKQEIERHGHSIPLGYQPRIDYISVVDKVYFTR; this is encoded by the coding sequence ATGGGACTCAAATACCCGAGCGGAAAAGAGTATCGCGGAAACAAGCCGAACGCCGCGCTCCGTCCGGCGGCCGATTATGCCAATCGCGGCATGACGCTCGAAGACGACTTAAACGCGACGAATGAATATTACCGGGAACGCGGCATCGCTGTCATCCATAAAAAGCCGACCCCGGTGCAAATCGTGCGCGTCGACTATCCGAAACGGAGCGCCGCCGTCATTACCGAAGCCTACTTCCGGCAAGCGTCGACGACCGACTACAATGGTGTGTACCGCGGCAAGTACATCGACTTTGAGGCGAAAGAGACAAAAAACAAAACGGCGTTTCCGCTGAAAAATTTCCACGCTCATCAAATCCGCCATATGGAGCAAGTCGTCGCCCACGGCGGCATTTGTTTTGCGATTTTGCGTTTTTCTTTGTTCAATGAAACGTATTTGCTTGACGCCTCTCATTTGATCGCTTGGTGGAACAAACAGGAAGCCGGCGGACGAAAGTCGATTCCAAAACAAGAGATCGAACGGCATGGACATTCCATTCCGCTTGGCTACCAGCCGAGAATTGATTATATTAGTGTAGTAGACAAAGTGTACTTCACCCGTTGA
- a CDS encoding YppE family protein, which translates to MEKELKALTERLLQYNEQLLLIARRARERNEEPDFFADVKPMAEEVQAVAERWKDDASRWIRHARPKYVHERQIEAADAHMAKLCVEAFYPSVPERRIKQYSQAVAYTLALVKERLDDTSEAGKERL; encoded by the coding sequence ATGGAAAAGGAGCTTAAGGCGTTGACGGAGCGGCTGCTGCAATACAACGAACAGTTGCTTTTGATCGCTCGGCGCGCCCGCGAGCGGAACGAGGAGCCGGATTTTTTTGCTGACGTGAAACCGATGGCCGAAGAGGTGCAGGCCGTTGCCGAACGGTGGAAGGACGATGCTTCCCGCTGGATCCGCCATGCGCGGCCGAAATATGTCCATGAGCGGCAAATTGAGGCCGCCGACGCCCATATGGCGAAGCTGTGCGTTGAGGCATTTTATCCATCCGTTCCTGAGCGCCGCATCAAGCAATACAGCCAGGCCGTCGCTTATACGCTGGCGCTTGTCAAGGAACGGCTTGACGACACGAGCGAAGCAGGCAAGGAGAGGCTTTGA
- a CDS encoding YppF family protein — protein MNVTELKHKFMAVKHCEPAEANELLDFARRLYLRGEISLAEYRDLVRELEKAGASQPDEAGEYAGL, from the coding sequence ATGAACGTGACGGAGTTAAAGCATAAGTTTATGGCGGTCAAACATTGCGAACCGGCTGAGGCAAACGAACTGCTTGATTTTGCCCGCCGTCTGTATTTGCGCGGGGAAATTTCGCTCGCCGAGTACCGCGATCTCGTGCGTGAGCTCGAAAAAGCCGGCGCCTCTCAGCCGGATGAAGCAGGGGAATACGCTGGGCTGTAG
- a CDS encoding YppG family protein, which yields MHRYSRPVSPPPTYGSYGLGSHYHPYLHYGGSSFPSAPVHWPHLPSGHAAPPSYPMPYPKPGPLLPPPRPSFLAQFKNSDGTYDINKMMSTVGQMINTVNQVNGVLKGLLGTFKK from the coding sequence ATGCATCGTTACTCGCGCCCGGTTTCACCACCGCCTACGTATGGTTCGTATGGCTTAGGCAGCCATTATCATCCTTACTTGCACTATGGGGGTTCATCTTTTCCATCAGCGCCGGTTCACTGGCCTCATCTTCCGTCCGGCCATGCCGCGCCTCCCTCGTATCCGATGCCGTATCCAAAGCCAGGACCGCTTTTACCGCCGCCGCGCCCGTCGTTTCTCGCCCAGTTTAAAAACAGCGACGGAACGTACGATATCAACAAAATGATGAGTACGGTGGGGCAAATGATCAATACGGTCAATCAAGTGAATGGCGTGTTGAAAGGGTTGCTTGGTACGTTTAAAAAATGA
- a CDS encoding sigma-G-dependent sporulation-specific acid-soluble spore protein CsgA, which yields MEPTLAYLREVLSNYLDHHGDAPKRIYKKLISKPYRGEGEFVRDLTQEEIAFLDRILPHEIRYAMDERDYERVYQLNEVYELLI from the coding sequence ATGGAACCAACACTCGCTTACTTGCGCGAAGTGCTGTCCAACTATTTGGATCACCACGGCGACGCCCCAAAACGCATTTACAAAAAACTGATCAGCAAACCATACCGAGGCGAAGGGGAATTTGTCCGAGACTTGACGCAAGAAGAAATCGCCTTTTTGGACCGCATTTTGCCCCATGAAATCCGCTATGCGATGGATGAACGCGATTATGAGCGCGTGTATCAGCTCAATGAAGTGTATGAGTTGCTCATTTGA
- a CDS encoding Hsp20/alpha crystallin family protein, with amino-acid sequence MKESFQPPANGGGNHPFHHLRKMMNQWFDERPLQKLFETLDDYFAQTFAAAYIPIEVKETKRDYQIIVRLPDVKREQISLQWQEDGLQLIIDHHEMIESSDSNGHVYERRHARRRLARLIPFPYPVAEHEVKASFQNGTLTIQLPQKRKYIDID; translated from the coding sequence ATGAAGGAATCGTTTCAACCGCCGGCCAACGGGGGAGGGAATCACCCGTTCCATCATTTGCGGAAAATGATGAATCAATGGTTCGATGAACGGCCGCTGCAAAAATTGTTCGAAACGCTCGATGACTACTTTGCGCAAACGTTCGCGGCAGCGTACATCCCGATCGAGGTGAAAGAGACGAAGCGCGATTACCAAATCATCGTCCGGCTGCCCGACGTCAAGCGCGAGCAAATAAGCCTGCAATGGCAGGAAGACGGCCTTCAGCTGATCATTGACCATCATGAAATGATCGAATCGTCAGACAGCAATGGCCATGTGTACGAACGCCGCCACGCACGGCGACGCTTGGCGCGGCTGATTCCGTTTCCGTATCCGGTCGCTGAGCATGAGGTGAAAGCCTCATTTCAAAATGGGACGCTCACCATCCAGCTGCCGCAAAAACGGAAATATATCGATATCGATTGA
- a CDS encoding response regulator transcription factor produces MNGRILLIEDEAGLARFLELDLKHEGFDVHVCADGREGLELALSEQWDLILLDVMLPRLNGMEVCRRIRAAKSTPIMMITARDSVFDRVMGLDNGADDYIVKPFAIEELLARIRALFRRVHPEANAQVLTFKDLVVDVQARTVKKGDEFIELTKREYDLLVAFMQNINVVLTRDALLDKVWGFDAEVETNVVDVYVRYLRQKLDEHDKERYIQTVRGTGYVMRP; encoded by the coding sequence ATGAACGGACGTATTTTATTGATTGAAGATGAGGCCGGGCTCGCCCGGTTTTTGGAGCTTGACTTAAAGCACGAAGGCTTTGACGTGCATGTATGCGCCGATGGACGCGAAGGGCTCGAGCTCGCTCTTTCGGAGCAGTGGGATCTCATTTTGCTTGATGTGATGCTGCCGCGTTTAAATGGCATGGAAGTATGCCGCCGCATCCGGGCGGCGAAATCGACGCCGATCATGATGATCACAGCGCGCGACAGCGTGTTTGACCGCGTCATGGGGCTCGATAACGGGGCCGATGACTACATCGTCAAACCGTTTGCCATTGAAGAGCTGCTCGCCCGCATCCGCGCCTTGTTCCGTCGCGTTCATCCGGAAGCGAACGCCCAAGTGTTGACGTTTAAAGATTTAGTCGTTGACGTGCAGGCGCGCACCGTGAAAAAAGGAGACGAATTTATTGAGTTGACGAAGCGCGAATACGATTTGCTCGTCGCCTTTATGCAAAACATCAATGTCGTCTTGACGCGTGATGCGCTCCTTGACAAAGTGTGGGGGTTCGACGCCGAGGTTGAGACGAACGTCGTTGACGTCTATGTTCGCTATTTGCGGCAAAAGCTTGACGAACACGATAAAGAGCGATATATCCAAACAGTGCGCGGCACGGGATATGTGATGCGGCCATGA
- a CDS encoding HAMP domain-containing sensor histidine kinase, whose amino-acid sequence MKREAIRQLSLKGKLTVLSAGAIFITYFVFTFLQYHTVKQWLLKEEEKTMEQTVAEIETYYAEKRNLSWEEIRRSRAFLEKLNERYQLIRVTDEKGNVIASVSNGAAVSLSPSEMPDKRKMDEHFINNERFLLLRQPLHIGNLHGTIEIARRLARFQQVTNTLFLIMTAIGFLAMAASAVAGRFVAQSFVRPLQTLAKTMADIQNNGLKRRIDVPPARDEIAELMLVFNGMMDEIERSFAMQRQFVEDASHELRTPIAILQGHLSLLQRWGKHNPEILEESLEAAVKEAERLKRLVLELLDLSRAEAIAVPDEVAPMDAAAAVGQVVKNFRVLHPDFQFLIDQPDKPIARAAMAKHHFEQLLFILLDNAVKYSQRVKQIAISLREEGPFVIVSIRDYGIGIPKEELKNVFLRFYRVDKARSREQGGAGLGLSIAKEIIDKYGGQIALESEVGKGTTVELAIPKAE is encoded by the coding sequence ATGAAGAGGGAGGCGATTCGCCAGCTTTCGCTGAAAGGGAAGCTAACCGTTTTGTCGGCCGGAGCGATTTTCATTACGTATTTTGTGTTTACGTTTTTGCAATATCATACAGTCAAACAATGGCTGCTGAAGGAAGAAGAAAAAACGATGGAACAAACGGTGGCGGAAATTGAAACATATTACGCGGAAAAACGTAATCTATCATGGGAGGAAATTCGCCGCAGCCGAGCGTTTTTGGAAAAGCTGAATGAACGCTACCAGCTCATTCGCGTCACGGATGAGAAAGGCAACGTCATCGCCTCCGTTTCAAACGGGGCGGCGGTGTCGCTATCGCCGAGCGAGATGCCCGACAAGCGGAAGATGGATGAGCATTTCATCAACAATGAGCGATTTTTGCTGCTCCGTCAGCCGCTTCATATCGGCAACTTGCATGGAACGATCGAAATTGCCCGCCGGCTGGCAAGGTTTCAGCAAGTGACGAATACGCTTTTTCTCATCATGACGGCGATCGGCTTTTTGGCCATGGCGGCAAGCGCTGTGGCCGGCCGATTCGTGGCGCAAAGCTTCGTCCGGCCGTTGCAAACGCTGGCCAAAACGATGGCGGACATTCAAAACAACGGGCTGAAACGGCGCATCGATGTTCCTCCGGCGCGCGATGAAATCGCCGAGCTGATGCTCGTGTTCAACGGCATGATGGATGAAATTGAACGGTCGTTCGCCATGCAGCGGCAATTTGTCGAGGATGCGTCTCATGAGCTGCGCACGCCGATCGCCATTTTGCAAGGCCATCTTTCGTTGTTGCAGCGGTGGGGAAAGCACAATCCAGAGATTTTAGAAGAATCGCTCGAGGCGGCGGTGAAAGAAGCGGAGCGGCTGAAGCGGCTCGTTCTCGAGCTCCTTGACTTGTCGCGCGCCGAGGCGATCGCGGTGCCGGATGAGGTCGCGCCGATGGATGCCGCGGCGGCTGTCGGACAAGTCGTCAAAAACTTCCGCGTCTTGCACCCGGATTTCCAATTTCTGATTGACCAGCCGGATAAGCCGATTGCGCGCGCGGCGATGGCGAAACATCATTTTGAACAATTGCTGTTCATTTTGCTTGACAATGCGGTAAAATATTCTCAGCGAGTGAAACAAATCGCGATTTCCTTGCGCGAGGAAGGGCCGTTTGTCATCGTGTCCATCCGTGATTATGGCATTGGCATTCCGAAAGAAGAGCTGAAAAACGTTTTTTTGCGCTTTTACCGCGTCGACAAGGCGCGCAGCCGCGAACAAGGCGGCGCCGGGCTCGGCCTTTCGATCGCCAAGGAGATCATCGATAAGTACGGCGGGCAAATTGCGTTGGAAAGCGAAGTTGGGAAAGGAACGACGGTGGAGCTCGCCATTCCGAAAGCGGAATAG
- a CDS encoding glycerol-3-phosphate responsive antiterminator has protein sequence MEAKQRIIPAIKTMKQFDAFLSSGYTVSVLLEVHIAQLKSIFAYARRHGKELIIHVDLVQGLSHDEHAAEYLCQEFRPHGLISTKAGVILKARQKRVLAVQRIFLLDSHALEKSYQLIAKTNPDCIEVIPGAMPHIIREVKERTGKPIYAGGLIRTVDDVERALEAGAAAVTTSNETLWRHYNG, from the coding sequence ATGGAAGCGAAACAGCGCATCATTCCGGCCATTAAAACGATGAAGCAATTTGACGCCTTTTTGTCAAGTGGTTACACGGTCAGCGTGTTGCTTGAGGTGCATATTGCCCAGTTAAAAAGCATCTTTGCCTATGCACGCCGGCATGGCAAGGAGTTGATCATTCACGTCGACTTGGTGCAAGGGCTGAGTCATGATGAACATGCAGCGGAATACCTTTGCCAAGAGTTCCGCCCTCATGGCCTCATTTCCACGAAAGCGGGCGTCATTCTGAAAGCGCGGCAAAAACGCGTCCTGGCCGTGCAGCGCATTTTTTTGCTCGATTCTCACGCTTTAGAGAAAAGCTACCAGCTGATCGCCAAAACGAATCCGGATTGCATTGAAGTCATCCCGGGCGCCATGCCGCACATCATCCGCGAAGTGAAAGAACGGACCGGCAAACCGATTTATGCCGGCGGCCTCATCCGCACGGTCGATGATGTCGAGCGGGCGCTAGAAGCCGGCGCGGCGGCGGTGACCACGTCAAACGAAACATTATGGCGCCACTACAATGGATAA
- a CDS encoding glycerol-3-phosphate dehydrogenase/oxidase, with product MAFSSKQRSRILQTMGEKKYDLLVIGGGITGAGIALDAVSRGMTVALVEMQDFAAGTSSRSTKLVHGGLRYLKQFEVKLVAEVGRERAIVYENGPHVTTPEWMLLPIYRGGTFGKWSTSIGLWLYDRLAGVKQSEQRTMLDARQTLEKEPLLKRDGLIGGGYYVEYRTDDARLTIEVIKKAVELGADVVNYTKAEQFLYDERGRTIGARCRDMVSGSVYDIRAKKVVNAAGPWVDALRDKDGSKTGKRLRLTKGVHIVIDQKRFPLKQAVYFDTPDGRMVFAIPRDGKTYVGTTDTFYDDDPAHPTMTEEDRDYLLKAIRFMFPSVGITAADVESSWAGVRPLIYEEGKDPSEISRKDEIWTSPSGLITIAGGKLTGYRKMAETVVDLVAKQLEQEEGKTFLPCQTKQLPISGGDVGGSHRLPAFIAEKAEEAVRYGLTREAGARLARQYGTNVNRLFALSQQYDRSSGLTRETFICLVYAMEEEMAVKPVDYFIRRTGALLFDINSVRREKEAVIAFMAQYFGWTEEETAAHRGELERELHQAVLSK from the coding sequence ATGGCGTTCTCAAGCAAACAGCGAAGCCGCATTTTGCAAACAATGGGCGAAAAGAAGTACGATCTGCTCGTCATCGGCGGGGGGATCACCGGCGCTGGCATCGCCCTTGATGCCGTCTCCCGCGGCATGACGGTCGCGCTTGTCGAGATGCAAGATTTTGCCGCCGGCACGTCAAGCCGGTCGACGAAGCTCGTTCACGGCGGCTTGCGCTACTTGAAGCAATTCGAGGTGAAGCTTGTCGCCGAAGTCGGGCGCGAACGGGCGATTGTGTACGAAAACGGCCCGCACGTCACCACACCGGAGTGGATGCTGCTGCCCATTTACCGCGGCGGGACGTTCGGCAAATGGAGCACGTCGATCGGCCTTTGGCTGTATGACCGCCTGGCCGGCGTCAAGCAAAGCGAGCAGCGCACGATGCTTGATGCCCGGCAGACGTTGGAAAAAGAGCCGCTCTTAAAGCGCGACGGCCTGATCGGCGGCGGCTACTACGTCGAATACCGGACGGACGATGCCCGCTTGACGATCGAAGTGATCAAGAAAGCGGTCGAGCTTGGCGCCGATGTCGTCAACTATACGAAAGCAGAGCAATTTTTATACGACGAGCGCGGCCGCACGATTGGCGCCCGCTGCCGCGATATGGTGAGCGGCAGCGTGTATGACATCCGCGCCAAAAAAGTGGTCAATGCCGCCGGACCATGGGTGGATGCGCTGCGCGACAAGGACGGATCGAAAACCGGCAAGCGGCTCCGGCTGACAAAAGGCGTCCATATCGTCATCGACCAAAAGCGGTTTCCGCTTAAACAAGCGGTGTATTTTGACACCCCGGACGGCCGGATGGTGTTTGCCATTCCACGTGACGGAAAAACGTACGTCGGTACGACCGATACGTTTTACGACGACGACCCGGCCCATCCGACGATGACGGAAGAGGACCGCGACTATTTATTGAAAGCGATCCGCTTCATGTTTCCATCCGTCGGCATCACCGCCGCTGATGTCGAGTCGAGCTGGGCCGGCGTTCGCCCGCTCATTTATGAGGAAGGGAAAGATCCATCAGAAATTTCCCGCAAAGACGAAATTTGGACGTCGCCATCCGGCCTTATTACGATCGCCGGCGGCAAACTGACCGGCTACCGGAAAATGGCGGAAACCGTTGTCGACCTAGTGGCGAAACAGCTTGAGCAAGAAGAAGGAAAAACGTTCCTCCCATGCCAAACGAAGCAACTGCCGATCTCCGGCGGCGATGTCGGCGGCTCGCACCGCCTCCCTGCCTTCATCGCCGAAAAAGCGGAAGAAGCGGTGCGCTATGGATTGACGAGAGAAGCGGGAGCGCGGCTGGCGAGACAATACGGCACGAATGTTAATCGCCTGTTCGCTTTAAGCCAGCAATACGACCGCTCATCCGGCCTAACGCGCGAAACGTTCATCTGCCTCGTCTACGCGATGGAGGAAGAAATGGCGGTCAAACCGGTCGACTACTTCATCCGCCGCACCGGCGCGCTGTTGTTTGACATCAATTCCGTTCGGCGGGAAAAAGAGGCCGTCATCGCGTTTATGGCGCAGTATTTCGGATGGACGGAGGAAGAGACGGCGGCGCATCGGGGTGAGCTGGAGAGGGAGCTGCATCAGGCTGTGCTTTCCAAATAA